The window AACCATTTTAAATAGAAATATAAGGGGCAGGGATTCTATCTGAGATAAAAATTGAATGTGGATAAATGCTCTCGCAGATCTTGCTGATTACGCAGATTTATGGCTATGAATAAGTATTTTATTTGCTGAGAGCTTTTGATTCTCTTGCGTCTTAAAGCAGTTAGTGTTATAACTCTTTTGTGCCTTAGTGTCTACTAACAAAATGAGAAAGTTACGAGAAATAGAAAGATTTTAGGTGAAAATAACATCAAGTAAACCACTCATTCATCTACATTACTTTCATTTTATCATAAAATTTCGAATTTTTGGGAGCAATATTAAATTGTATTCCGAAGGTGATTCCTTTAAAATATTTTTCTGTATGTATGGGAAAAGCATAGCCGGTATTGAGAAATAAAGCATTAAATAATGAGATTCCAATTCTGGGTTCTATTGCGTATGGGTTGATGGATGTACCATATAATAAACCATTATTGATATAATACATATTGGCCTCCGGAATAAATTTATTGTTTCCATTAAAACGTGTATAAAGTATCGAAGGTCCTATAATCAAAGATTTATAGCTAGATTTACCCAATCTGAATTCCAGGCCAGCCTGCAAAACATTTCTTCCCATATAGCGGTAGGCCAAATTAACAGCTGCTTTATCTAATATTTGAGCATTTATCATCATGATTGATACGAGAAATGCTGCAGCAAAATATCTTTTCATGTTTTTCAGTTTTTTCTGTTCAAATGTACAGGTTTTAAATACTGTTCTAAAGATAAAATAATTCTTAAAAGCATTCACTAGGTTATAATCTTCAAATTTCCGTACCTTTGTCAGCTAATTTTATCATCAATGCAACTCGGAAAAACTCAAACTTTACAAATTTCAGAAAAACTCAATTCAGGATGGATCTTAATAGATGAAGAATCCGGTGAAAAAGCTTTTCTTCCCAAAATCTTCATTCGTGAAGAGCAGGAAGTAGGAGAATATGTTGAGGTTTTTGTATACCAGGACGATGATAAATTAAAAGCGACTACTGAAATTCCATTGGCAGAAGTGGGAGAATTTGCAGTAATGAGCTGTGTACAAAGTCTGCCAAGTGGTGCTTTTATGGATTGGGGAATCATTAAAGATTTGTTTATTCCTTATAAACAGCAGAAAACCAAAATTGTTGAAGGCAAAAGATACCTTGTTTATCTTTATGTAGATGAGGATATGGAGCTGATTACAGGAACTACGAAATTTAAGAGAAATCCACAATATGAAGATCTTCCATTCAAAAAGGGAGATAAGGTAGATCTTATCATGATGAATGAAAGTGAATTGGGCTGGAATGTTGTCATTAATAAGCAATATATTGGTTTGATATACACTTCTGATGTCTTCAAAAAGTTATATCCATTATCAGAAGAAAAAGGGTATATCAAAGCGATTCGTGAAGATGGGAAAATTGATGTTTCCTTACAGCCGGAAGGATTTGAAAACATTGATGAATTCAAACAAAAGATTTTAGATAAACTAGAAGAAAATTACGGACTGCTGTATGTGTCAGATAAATCTTCTCCTGAAGAGATCAAGGAAGAGCTTCAGATGAGTAAAAAGAATTTTAAGAAAGCCATCGGAGGATTGTATAAAGATAAGATTATCGATATCTCGGACGACAAAATTAAATTATTATAGATTAAGAGCAGAGTTTTCTGCTCTTTTTTTGTGCCTATCTATTTCCAATCTCTTTATATTAAGGTTTTCACAATATTTCTCATCTTACTTTTCATTCTTATCATTTCAGACTGTATTTTAAAAACATGATGCATATCATAATAATTTTGTTTAATTTTTTTG of the Chryseobacterium capnotolerans genome contains:
- a CDS encoding CvfB family protein; amino-acid sequence: MQLGKTQTLQISEKLNSGWILIDEESGEKAFLPKIFIREEQEVGEYVEVFVYQDDDKLKATTEIPLAEVGEFAVMSCVQSLPSGAFMDWGIIKDLFIPYKQQKTKIVEGKRYLVYLYVDEDMELITGTTKFKRNPQYEDLPFKKGDKVDLIMMNESELGWNVVINKQYIGLIYTSDVFKKLYPLSEEKGYIKAIREDGKIDVSLQPEGFENIDEFKQKILDKLEENYGLLYVSDKSSPEEIKEELQMSKKNFKKAIGGLYKDKIIDISDDKIKLL